In the Arachis ipaensis cultivar K30076 chromosome B10, Araip1.1, whole genome shotgun sequence genome, one interval contains:
- the LOC107620648 gene encoding uroporphyrinogen decarboxylase 1, chloroplastic-like codes for MRKEEVASVAAKPSLAGLGSPSPLSCVPPLASGSPLSCSPKWTYTYLEAAWSDHWQSVEGSLCYSSKAPFSPKPHFSVTCSASSSDPLLVKAARGEPVIQSPIHSEEGLKALHPIDLEKLSFIGDSLKKLRKEVGGDASVLGFMGAPWTIATYIVEGGTTRTYTTIKSMCHTAPHLLRTLLSHLGQAIADYVVFQVEYGTHCIQIFDSWGGQLPPDMRERWSKSYIKEIIDLVKKRYPETPIVLYINGNGGLLERMKDTGVDVIGLD; via the exons ATGAGGAAGGAGGAGGTTGCCTCTGTTGCTGCCAAGCCGTCGCTGGCGGGGTTGGGTTCGCCATCGCCGTTGAGCTGTGTGCCGCCGTTGGCGTCTGGATCGCCATTGTCCTG ttcaccaaaatggaCTTACACTTACCTTGAAGCAGCTTGGTCTGATCATTGGCAAAG CGTGGAAGGAAGCTTGTGCTACTCTTCAAAAGCTCCTTTCAG CCCAAAACCGCACTTCTCAGTCACTTGCTCTGCCTCTTCTTCCG ATCCTCTGCTGGTGAAGGCTGCCAGAGGAGAACCTGTTATTCAGTCCCCAATACACTCTGAGGAGGGACTAAAGGCTCTGCATCCAATTGACCTGGAAAAGCTCAGTTTTATTGGAGATTCACTCAAGAAACTACGCAAGGAG GTTGGTGGTGATGCTTCCGTTTTAGGTTTCATGGGAGCACCTTGGACAATAGCAACATATATAGTAGAAGGGGGTACAACACGCACCTATACAACCATTAAGAGTATGTGCCATACAGCACCACATTTATTGCGGACTCTGCTCTCTCATTTGGGGCAAGCAATAGCAGATTATGTTGTTTTTCAAGTGGAGTATGGGACTCACTGCATACAAATATTTGATTCATGGGGTGGACAACTACCACCTGATATGCGGGAACGCTGGTCAAAGTCTTATATCAAAGAG ATTATAGATTTGGTCAAGAAAAGATACCCTGAGACACCGATTGTTCTTTATATAAATGGAAATGGTGGCCTTCTTGAGCGTATGAAAGATACTGGAGTTGATGTTATTGGGCTGGACTGA